A genomic window from Exiguobacterium acetylicum DSM 20416 includes:
- a CDS encoding catalase: MTEKRLTTNQGVPIGDNQNSRTAGRRGPTLLEDYQLIEKMAHFDRERVPERVVHARGFGAHGVFTVKNSMKKYTKAAFLQEEGTEVPVFARFSTVIHGTHSPETLRDPRGFSVKFYTEEGNWDFVGNNLPVFFIRDAMKFPDMVHSLKPDPRTNIQDPDRYWDFMTLRPESTNMLMHLFTDEGIPASYRKMRGSSVHSFKWVNAHGNTVYVKLRWVPKAGVHNLSAEEATEIQGKDFNHASNDTFQAIEDGDYPEWDLFVQVLDPADVDQFDFDPLDATKDWFEDVIPFQHVGTMTLNKNVDNYFAETESVGFNPGVLIPGMLPSEDKLLQGRLFSYSDTQRYRIGTNYQQLPINCPFAQVNNYQRDGAMPVGQQTSPVNYEPNRYQEEPKETPEYTEENQPLLDDKHGRLEIEKTNNFGQAGEVYRRLTEDEQAALLKNLVNDLEQVRHENTVLLAICNFYRADASLGQKLSEALQVDIEPFLQQMRS, translated from the coding sequence ATGACTGAAAAACGATTAACGACCAATCAAGGTGTACCAATCGGAGACAATCAAAATTCACGCACGGCTGGACGTCGTGGACCTACATTATTAGAAGACTATCAATTAATCGAAAAGATGGCCCATTTCGACCGGGAACGTGTACCTGAGCGTGTTGTACATGCTCGTGGATTCGGTGCTCACGGTGTCTTCACTGTGAAAAACTCGATGAAAAAGTACACGAAAGCTGCGTTTTTACAAGAAGAAGGGACAGAAGTTCCTGTCTTCGCCCGTTTCTCGACTGTTATTCACGGCACGCATTCTCCAGAGACACTCCGCGATCCACGTGGATTCTCTGTCAAGTTCTATACAGAAGAAGGAAACTGGGATTTCGTCGGGAACAACCTTCCTGTCTTCTTCATTCGCGACGCTATGAAGTTCCCGGATATGGTCCATTCACTTAAACCAGATCCACGCACGAATATTCAAGATCCCGATCGTTACTGGGACTTCATGACACTTCGTCCAGAATCGACGAACATGCTCATGCACCTTTTCACGGATGAAGGTATTCCTGCAAGCTACCGTAAAATGCGTGGTTCTTCCGTCCACTCATTTAAATGGGTGAATGCTCACGGCAACACGGTCTATGTTAAACTTCGCTGGGTACCAAAAGCTGGCGTTCATAATCTCTCAGCTGAAGAAGCAACAGAGATTCAAGGAAAAGATTTCAACCATGCTTCAAACGATACGTTCCAAGCGATTGAAGACGGAGATTATCCGGAATGGGATCTGTTCGTACAGGTGCTCGATCCGGCTGACGTCGATCAGTTCGATTTCGACCCGCTCGACGCAACAAAAGATTGGTTTGAAGATGTCATCCCGTTCCAACACGTCGGTACGATGACGCTGAACAAAAACGTCGACAACTATTTCGCTGAAACGGAATCTGTCGGGTTCAACCCAGGTGTCTTGATTCCAGGGATGTTGCCATCTGAAGATAAGTTGTTACAAGGTCGTCTGTTCTCTTACTCGGACACACAACGCTACCGTATCGGAACGAACTATCAACAACTTCCGATTAACTGTCCGTTCGCACAAGTGAATAACTACCAACGTGATGGTGCAATGCCAGTTGGTCAGCAAACGAGTCCGGTGAACTACGAACCGAACCGTTATCAAGAAGAACCAAAAGAAACACCAGAGTATACGGAAGAAAACCAGCCGTTACTTGATGATAAACATGGTCGTCTCGAAATCGAGAAGACGAACAACTTCGGTCAAGCCGGCGAAGTATACCGTCGTTTGACAGAAGACGAGCAAGCAGCTCTTCTGAAGAACCTAGTCAATGATCTCGAACAAGTACGTCATGAGAACACAGTCTTGCTCGCAATCTGTAACTTCTACCGTGCTGATGCTTCACTCGGTCAGAAACTATCAGAAGCGCTTCAAGTCGATATCGAACCGTTCTTGCAACAAATGCGTTCGTAA
- a CDS encoding right-handed parallel beta-helix repeat-containing protein — MKQTTLAVFIASSLLIGIHPGEVSAATTKKTYRITPKTEAIDPTIRKYTTYNAKTRNHYTMRSYLERLEKEGGGTLVLTKGTYLSPLRVGIPSNTTVILEDGVIIKKTTETGTTKISSTTSVFDLVAPSVLRLNKKVGKYDGSQNVKIIGKGNAQIDLKRYTRGSAFAIAHNQNLYIGGITVRNQKGSHAMELDATKKAVIENMKFVDAVMIPNTGPNESINLDTPDPITKGFNWKWSKQDGTPNADIMIRNNLFRNINVAIGTHQYTENRLHTNVRIEKNTIDGTKDYAISMMNWKNPTVRYNTIRNVHRADGKAMTILGRGVVGGTIRYNRFEDADRAIQMQPFQSNGYAPIYNTFTSEQKRYMQQNTVKQVGLDQIVLFKKLNEFTYKTAERYDFIPY, encoded by the coding sequence ATGAAGCAGACGACTCTTGCTGTGTTCATCGCATCTTCACTTTTGATTGGTATTCATCCGGGTGAAGTGAGTGCGGCGACGACAAAAAAGACGTACCGGATCACACCAAAAACAGAAGCAATTGACCCGACGATCCGTAAATATACGACCTATAACGCAAAGACGCGTAATCACTATACGATGCGCTCCTATTTGGAGCGTCTTGAAAAAGAGGGTGGCGGGACACTCGTCTTGACGAAAGGAACGTACCTGTCTCCACTACGTGTCGGTATTCCGTCCAATACGACGGTGATCTTGGAAGATGGCGTCATCATCAAGAAGACGACGGAAACGGGAACGACGAAGATTAGTTCGACGACTAGTGTATTTGATCTTGTTGCTCCATCCGTGTTGCGTTTGAACAAAAAGGTCGGAAAGTATGATGGCTCACAGAACGTTAAAATCATCGGGAAAGGGAATGCGCAAATCGACTTGAAGCGATATACGCGTGGTTCAGCATTCGCCATTGCCCATAATCAAAACTTGTATATCGGCGGCATCACAGTACGGAATCAAAAAGGTTCACATGCGATGGAACTTGATGCGACGAAGAAGGCAGTCATCGAAAACATGAAATTCGTCGACGCCGTCATGATCCCGAATACCGGTCCGAATGAATCGATTAATCTCGATACACCAGACCCGATCACAAAGGGCTTCAACTGGAAGTGGTCGAAACAAGACGGAACGCCGAACGCAGATATCATGATTCGCAATAACCTGTTCCGTAATATCAACGTGGCAATTGGCACACATCAATACACAGAAAATAGATTACACACGAATGTCCGGATCGAAAAAAATACGATTGACGGAACAAAGGATTACGCGATTTCGATGATGAACTGGAAGAATCCGACGGTTCGTTACAATACGATTCGAAATGTGCACCGGGCGGATGGAAAAGCGATGACGATTCTCGGTAGAGGAGTTGTCGGAGGGACGATTCGCTACAATCGATTTGAAGATGCGGATCGGGCGATTCAAATGCAACCGTTCCAAAGCAATGGTTATGCTCCCATCTATAATACGTTTACGTCAGAACAAAAACGTTACATGCAACAAAATACGGTCAAGCAGGTCGGTCTCGATCAAATCGTCTTATTCAAGAAACTCAATGAGTTCACGTACAAGACGGCAGAACGCTACGATTTCATTCCATACTAA
- the thrS gene encoding threonine--tRNA ligase: MSNIALTFPDGAVKEFAVGTTAEEVAASISPGLRKKAFAAKLNGHAIDYRRPIEEDGTIELIMPDSEEGLDLIRHSSAHLMAQAIKRLYPDETIHLGIGPTIENGFYYDIDMERRLTEEDLPEIEKMMNKIAGENLPIEREVVSRDEALAIYKELNDPLKVELIESIPADQDLTIYRQGEFFDLCRGPHVPATAKLQVFKLMSIAGAYWRGDSKNKMLQRIYGTAWATKDQLKQHLHFLAEAKERDHRKLGKELGLFFTSQEVGQGLPMWLPKGAAIRRTVERYIVDKELELGYEHVYTPVLGSVDLYKTSGHWDHYQDDMFPKMEMDNEELVLRPMNCPHHMMVYKNEPRSYRDLPLRVAELGGMHRYEMSGALTGLQRVRYMVLNDGHTFVRPDQMKDEFKAIVHLIQEVYADFGITDYKFRLSYRDPADKEKYFDNDAIWEMAQRELKETMDELELEYFEAEGEAAFYGPKLDVQVRTALGKDETLSTVQLDFLLPERFELTYKGNDGQDHRPVVLHRGVVSTMERFVAYLIEEYKGAFPTWLAPVQVKLIPVSKVHEDYAREIKAILLKKGIRVETDFRDEKLGYRIREAQVNKVPVMLVLGDKEVESREVNIRRYGSKDSSNASLEQFVADLEQEIANRSK, translated from the coding sequence ATGTCAAACATCGCACTTACATTTCCAGATGGCGCCGTAAAGGAATTTGCAGTCGGTACGACAGCAGAAGAAGTCGCTGCTTCAATCAGCCCAGGACTTCGTAAAAAAGCATTTGCTGCAAAACTAAACGGGCACGCAATCGATTATCGTCGTCCAATCGAAGAGGATGGCACAATCGAATTGATCATGCCGGATTCAGAAGAAGGGCTCGATTTGATTCGTCACTCTTCAGCTCACTTGATGGCACAAGCCATCAAACGTCTGTATCCGGATGAAACGATTCATCTCGGAATCGGACCGACGATCGAGAATGGTTTCTACTATGACATCGATATGGAACGTCGTCTGACAGAAGAAGACTTACCAGAAATCGAGAAAATGATGAATAAAATCGCCGGTGAGAATTTGCCAATCGAACGGGAAGTCGTCTCGCGTGACGAAGCACTCGCGATTTATAAAGAACTCAATGATCCGTTGAAAGTCGAATTGATCGAATCGATTCCTGCTGATCAGGATTTGACGATTTACCGTCAAGGCGAATTCTTCGATCTCTGCCGTGGACCACACGTTCCAGCGACAGCGAAGCTACAAGTCTTCAAATTGATGAGCATTGCTGGTGCTTACTGGCGTGGCGATTCAAAAAACAAGATGTTACAACGGATTTACGGTACAGCATGGGCGACAAAAGATCAGTTGAAACAACATCTCCACTTCCTTGCTGAAGCGAAAGAGCGGGATCACCGTAAACTCGGGAAGGAACTTGGCTTGTTCTTCACTTCCCAAGAAGTCGGTCAAGGACTCCCGATGTGGCTACCAAAAGGAGCAGCGATTCGTCGAACAGTCGAGCGTTATATCGTCGATAAAGAACTCGAACTTGGATATGAGCACGTCTACACACCGGTCCTCGGTTCAGTCGATCTATACAAGACATCGGGTCACTGGGATCACTATCAAGATGACATGTTCCCGAAAATGGAGATGGACAATGAAGAACTCGTTCTTCGTCCGATGAACTGTCCACACCACATGATGGTCTACAAAAACGAACCGCGTTCGTACCGTGATTTACCGCTTCGTGTTGCGGAGCTTGGTGGTATGCACCGTTACGAGATGTCTGGTGCCTTGACTGGTCTTCAGCGCGTTCGTTACATGGTCCTTAACGATGGGCATACGTTCGTCCGCCCTGACCAAATGAAAGATGAGTTCAAAGCCATCGTTCACCTCATTCAAGAAGTCTATGCTGACTTCGGGATCACAGATTACAAATTCCGTCTTTCGTACCGTGACCCAGCGGATAAAGAGAAGTACTTCGATAACGATGCGATTTGGGAAATGGCGCAACGTGAGTTGAAAGAAACGATGGATGAGCTCGAACTCGAATACTTCGAAGCAGAAGGCGAAGCTGCATTCTACGGACCGAAGCTTGACGTTCAAGTTCGGACAGCGCTTGGTAAAGATGAGACGCTTTCGACAGTCCAACTCGACTTCCTCTTACCAGAGCGATTCGAATTGACATACAAAGGAAATGACGGACAAGATCATCGTCCGGTCGTCTTACACCGAGGTGTCGTTTCGACGATGGAACGATTCGTCGCATATCTGATTGAAGAATACAAAGGCGCGTTCCCAACATGGCTCGCACCGGTTCAGGTGAAATTGATTCCGGTTTCTAAAGTTCATGAAGACTATGCCCGTGAAATCAAAGCGATCCTACTGAAGAAGGGAATTCGTGTTGAAACAGATTTCCGTGACGAAAAACTCGGATACCGGATTCGTGAAGCACAAGTCAACAAAGTACCAGTCATGCTTGTTTTAGGTGACAAAGAAGTCGAATCACGCGAAGTCAATATTCGTCGCTACGGTTCAAAAGATTCAAGTAATGCATCACTTGAACAATTCGTCGCCGACTTAGAACAAGAAATCGCGAATCGTTCAAAATAA
- the dnaI gene encoding primosomal protein DnaI has protein sequence MEHIQSSIEKILSRPDVAESVRAIQQRVLSHPGVVMFLRTHPEIDQRMIERGMLKLNEYAEQMDGNRLIESKAVIEGYQPILHVEKGQIVVSYEKSQALKDREDERALEKKFKSLFLPDEVRDANFSDFDLSTTDRKLALRAASQFLNHLRSKEHVKGLYLHGSFGVGKTYLLAAIGNALKKERIATILVHAPGFVAEAKRRIRSDSFDTFLEGFQTIPVLLIDDIGAESISPWVRDELFGIILQYRMMHRLPTLFSSNLSYDELELHFGITNDQGDKLKAARLMERIRTTTQPIEFLGENRRRY, from the coding sequence ATGGAACATATCCAATCATCTATCGAAAAAATATTAAGTCGACCGGACGTCGCAGAATCGGTTCGAGCGATTCAACAACGGGTGTTGTCTCATCCGGGGGTCGTCATGTTCTTACGGACCCATCCGGAGATTGATCAACGGATGATCGAGCGGGGAATGCTCAAACTGAACGAATACGCGGAACAGATGGATGGGAATCGATTGATCGAAAGCAAAGCCGTCATCGAAGGCTATCAGCCGATCCTGCACGTCGAAAAAGGACAGATCGTCGTCTCGTATGAGAAGTCGCAAGCACTCAAAGACCGAGAAGATGAACGTGCACTTGAGAAAAAGTTCAAGAGTCTGTTCCTGCCGGATGAAGTGCGCGATGCGAACTTCAGCGATTTCGACTTGTCGACGACGGACCGCAAGCTCGCCTTGCGCGCGGCTTCGCAGTTCCTCAATCACTTGCGCTCAAAAGAGCATGTAAAGGGGCTGTACCTGCACGGTAGCTTTGGTGTCGGAAAAACGTATCTCTTGGCTGCGATCGGGAATGCACTGAAGAAAGAACGGATTGCAACGATTCTCGTCCATGCCCCGGGGTTCGTCGCTGAAGCAAAACGGCGGATCCGGTCGGACTCGTTCGATACGTTCCTCGAAGGATTCCAAACGATTCCAGTCTTATTAATTGATGATATCGGTGCAGAATCGATCAGTCCGTGGGTACGGGATGAGTTGTTCGGGATCATTTTGCAATATCGCATGATGCATCGTCTGCCGACATTGTTCAGCTCGAACTTATCTTATGATGAACTCGAGCTCCATTTCGGGATTACGAACGATCAAGGCGATAAGTTAAAGGCCGCACGATTGATGGAGCGGATCCGGACGACGACGCAACCGATTGAGTTCCTTGGTGAAAATCGACGTCGCTACTAA
- a CDS encoding replication initiation and membrane attachment family protein produces the protein MVERELSGTDLCLVMSNGVVDREAYQSLYYLYQPIIGVKALGLYQTFWSEMIPGKTKSQYISHAELGTLLGFSVDEFKEELFKLEGIGLIRTFEARQAAYRYIYQIRVPLAPNTFLNDGVLSSLLFYRVGEIRFRSLQHRFRTEPLPKNIVDRTVRFDQVFDVKAGLASAHQPKAYAKQERAVYEFDYSFDLEEMKRQTDRFLPRTFYSKAIDHLLIKLAYVTQSNEALMAELLNARFRHEAYLPMTDAEKQERCKQMMLSAKQKLSREKKAKVASLDTIEVGDVEATETMESTHPKHYVAKLRKVKALSERDEELIQQLIIDYEMSSGIVNAAYYYALVVKKDNRFSKNFLLSIVDDWKQKGYVTASEALAKTQEQDDLIAKKQEQKQERARQTVGGRRGRTSNTNGGPNPKWLQEEKAKQQQYEASKKASFEADVPDDEEMERILRELKGN, from the coding sequence ATGGTAGAACGTGAACTTTCCGGTACCGATCTTTGCTTAGTGATGAGCAATGGTGTCGTCGACCGTGAAGCCTATCAATCTTTATATTATTTGTACCAGCCGATCATCGGCGTCAAAGCACTTGGACTTTATCAAACGTTTTGGAGCGAGATGATTCCGGGAAAAACAAAATCCCAATACATCTCCCATGCGGAACTCGGAACACTACTCGGTTTTTCTGTCGATGAATTCAAGGAAGAGTTGTTCAAGCTAGAAGGCATCGGTTTGATCCGGACGTTCGAAGCGCGCCAAGCCGCGTATCGTTACATCTACCAAATCCGGGTGCCGCTCGCTCCAAACACTTTTTTGAATGACGGGGTGTTATCGAGTCTGCTATTCTACCGCGTCGGTGAAATTCGTTTCCGCTCCCTCCAACATCGATTCCGGACGGAGCCGCTTCCGAAGAACATCGTTGATCGGACGGTTCGATTTGACCAAGTGTTCGATGTGAAAGCTGGTCTTGCTTCCGCGCATCAGCCGAAAGCCTATGCCAAACAGGAACGAGCAGTATATGAATTTGATTATTCATTTGATCTAGAAGAGATGAAACGTCAGACCGACCGTTTTCTACCACGGACATTTTATTCAAAGGCGATTGATCATCTGCTCATAAAACTTGCCTATGTCACGCAGTCGAACGAAGCGCTGATGGCGGAATTGTTGAATGCCCGTTTCCGTCACGAAGCATACTTGCCGATGACCGATGCTGAGAAACAGGAACGTTGCAAACAAATGATGTTATCAGCGAAACAAAAACTCAGCCGCGAGAAAAAAGCGAAGGTCGCCTCACTCGACACGATTGAGGTCGGAGACGTTGAAGCGACGGAAACGATGGAAAGTACCCATCCGAAGCATTATGTCGCGAAGTTGCGAAAAGTCAAAGCATTGTCTGAACGGGATGAAGAATTGATCCAGCAATTGATCATCGATTATGAAATGTCATCCGGGATTGTCAATGCCGCCTACTACTATGCGCTTGTCGTCAAAAAAGACAATCGCTTCAGTAAGAACTTCCTCTTATCAATTGTTGATGATTGGAAACAGAAGGGATACGTGACAGCATCCGAGGCGCTGGCGAAGACACAGGAGCAGGATGACTTAATTGCGAAGAAGCAGGAGCAAAAACAAGAACGTGCGCGTCAGACTGTCGGTGGACGTCGGGGACGGACGAGCAATACGAACGGCGGTCCGAATCCGAAGTGGTTGCAAGAAGAGAAGGCGAAGCAGCAACAGTATGAAGCCTCTAAAAAAGCGAGTTTCGAAGCAGATGTTCCAGACGATGAAGAGATGGAACGAATCTTACGAGAACTGAAGGGGAACTAA
- the nrdR gene encoding transcriptional regulator NrdR codes for MRCPACNFNGTKVLDSRPVQDFGSIRRRRECESCGYRFTTFEMVEQTPLIIVKKDGTRDEFNRDKILRGLVRACEKRPISIEQLETVVSRVEKALRATAQHEIPSEQVGRLVLNELASVDEVAYVRFASVYKQFKDINVFFQELSELMERHQENDREN; via the coding sequence ATGCGCTGTCCAGCCTGTAATTTTAACGGAACAAAAGTACTGGACTCAAGACCGGTCCAGGATTTCGGTTCGATTCGGAGGAGACGTGAATGTGAGTCTTGCGGCTATCGCTTTACGACTTTCGAAATGGTCGAACAGACCCCTTTAATCATCGTAAAGAAAGACGGAACGCGCGACGAGTTCAATCGTGATAAAATTTTGCGGGGACTAGTGCGTGCCTGTGAAAAACGACCGATTTCAATTGAACAGTTAGAAACAGTCGTCAGTCGAGTCGAAAAGGCATTACGAGCGACAGCTCAGCATGAGATTCCAAGTGAGCAGGTCGGGCGTCTCGTGTTAAATGAACTAGCTTCCGTCGATGAAGTGGCATACGTTCGCTTTGCGAGTGTCTATAAACAATTCAAGGACATCAATGTCTTCTTCCAAGAGCTTTCTGAGCTGATGGAGCGACATCAAGAAAATGACCGTGAAAATTGA
- the speD gene encoding adenosylmethionine decarboxylase gives MDTMGRHIIAELWDCNPEKLNDMEFVERLFVDAALQAGAEVREVAFHKFAPHGVSGVVIISESHLTIHSFPEHGYASVDVFTCGDRIDPAIAANYIAEKLDAKIRENVEIPRGMGPVQVPAATVQHVN, from the coding sequence ATGGATACTATGGGAAGACACATTATTGCAGAACTTTGGGATTGTAATCCTGAAAAATTGAACGACATGGAATTCGTTGAACGACTTTTCGTTGACGCAGCACTTCAAGCAGGTGCAGAAGTACGAGAAGTAGCATTCCACAAGTTTGCACCACACGGCGTCAGTGGCGTCGTCATTATCTCTGAATCGCACTTGACGATTCACAGTTTTCCAGAGCACGGGTATGCATCGGTTGATGTCTTTACTTGTGGGGATCGGATCGATCCAGCCATCGCAGCGAACTACATTGCTGAAAAGCTCGATGCGAAAATCCGTGAAAATGTCGAAATTCCACGTGGTATGGGACCAGTTCAAGTTCCAGCGGCTACTGTCCAGCACGTCAACTGA
- a CDS encoding glyceraldehyde-3-phosphate dehydrogenase yields MGVKVAVNGFGRIGRMVFRRLIAEGKSEVVAINASYPVETLAHLIKYDTVHGKFNYPVDIIDGALMVDGRQIQIVSERNPELLPWGELGIDIVVEATGKFNSDTGAAKHLVAGAKKVVITAPAKGDVRTIVMGVNDDMYDHETDAIVSNASCTTNCLAPVVQVIDRAFGIESGLVTTVHAFTNDQNNIDNPHKDLRRARACGSSIIPTSTGAAKAIALVLPHLEGKLNGLALRVPTPNVSLVDLVVEVSRDTTVAEVNEAFTKAADGALDGILGMTMEPLVSIDFNGEERSTVVDGLSTMVMGGRQVKVLAWYDNEWGYSCRVVDLVHLVSAHLEAMGTVEKELELN; encoded by the coding sequence ATGGGAGTCAAGGTGGCAGTCAATGGTTTTGGTCGAATTGGTCGAATGGTCTTTCGACGTCTGATCGCTGAGGGGAAAAGCGAAGTCGTAGCAATCAATGCAAGTTATCCAGTTGAAACACTCGCACATTTAATTAAATACGACACGGTACATGGGAAATTCAATTATCCGGTCGACATCATCGATGGGGCGTTGATGGTTGACGGAAGACAAATTCAAATCGTCAGTGAACGCAATCCTGAGCTATTGCCGTGGGGGGAACTCGGCATCGATATCGTCGTCGAAGCGACAGGAAAGTTCAACTCAGATACGGGTGCTGCGAAGCATTTAGTGGCAGGCGCAAAAAAGGTCGTCATCACGGCACCTGCTAAAGGGGATGTCCGAACGATCGTCATGGGTGTCAATGACGACATGTATGATCATGAAACAGATGCTATCGTCTCGAACGCATCGTGTACGACGAACTGTCTCGCACCTGTCGTGCAAGTCATCGACCGGGCATTCGGAATCGAATCCGGTCTCGTGACGACGGTTCATGCGTTTACGAACGATCAAAATAATATTGACAATCCGCATAAGGATTTACGACGCGCCCGCGCATGTGGATCATCCATCATTCCAACATCGACAGGTGCAGCAAAGGCAATCGCACTCGTCTTGCCACACTTGGAAGGGAAATTGAATGGACTCGCGCTTCGTGTTCCGACACCGAACGTCTCACTCGTCGATCTCGTCGTCGAAGTTAGTCGCGATACGACGGTTGCTGAAGTGAACGAAGCGTTCACGAAAGCAGCGGACGGTGCGCTTGACGGTATTCTCGGAATGACGATGGAACCGCTCGTCTCGATCGACTTCAACGGAGAAGAGCGTTCGACGGTCGTCGATGGACTCTCGACGATGGTCATGGGTGGTCGTCAAGTGAAGGTCCTCGCTTGGTACGATAATGAGTGGGGTTACTCTTGCCGCGTCGTCGACCTCGTACACCTTGTTTCGGCGCACTTAGAGGCGATGGGAACGGTTGAAAAAGAACTTGAATTGAATTAA
- the coaE gene encoding dephospho-CoA kinase (Dephospho-CoA kinase (CoaE) performs the final step in coenzyme A biosynthesis.), with the protein MPTGRLMRVGLTGSIATGKSTVSSYLKQKGIAVIDADLVAREVVEPGGRAYEAVKLAFPEAFEEERLVRPKLGQIIFQDSEKRQQLNQLMHPSIRRQMLNEADAYERSGHSLVVFDIPLLLEGDWRTLFDRVVVVYCPEDMQLRRLMQRNDLSEAEAYARIHSQLSIEQKKELADDVFFNDGSLDSLYQQIDKWLALYDTGNHESDT; encoded by the coding sequence ATGCCAACAGGTCGCCTTATGAGGGTTGGTCTGACGGGCAGTATCGCTACCGGTAAAAGTACGGTTTCTAGCTATCTGAAGCAAAAAGGAATAGCGGTCATCGATGCGGATCTCGTTGCGCGAGAAGTCGTTGAGCCAGGAGGGCGAGCATATGAGGCGGTCAAGTTGGCTTTCCCGGAAGCATTCGAGGAGGAACGTCTCGTCCGTCCGAAACTCGGACAAATCATTTTTCAGGATAGCGAAAAACGACAACAGCTGAATCAGTTGATGCATCCGAGTATTCGACGACAGATGCTTAATGAAGCAGATGCCTATGAACGTTCAGGACATTCGCTCGTCGTATTTGATATTCCGTTATTACTTGAAGGCGATTGGCGGACGCTGTTCGACCGTGTCGTAGTCGTTTATTGCCCAGAAGATATGCAGTTAAGACGATTGATGCAACGTAATGATCTATCGGAAGCAGAAGCATATGCACGTATTCATTCGCAACTTAGCATTGAACAGAAAAAAGAGCTCGCGGATGATGTGTTCTTCAATGATGGGAGTCTTGATTCGTTATATCAGCAAATCGATAAATGGTTAGCGTTATATGACACCGGCAATCATGAGAGTGACACATAA
- the mutM gene encoding DNA-formamidopyrimidine glycosylase: MPELPEVETVRRSLERSVSGKTVSSVKVYHPKMIRGMEVAPFADALHQERIERVERRGKFLLFDFDRFYLVSHLRMEGKYFPYPQPVERDKHTHVVFRFTDGSELHYNDVRKFGTMELRDKETAMQTAPLAQLEREPFDPEFTAEVLAENLIRKKRSPIKTALLDQSIFLGLGNIYVDETLHAARVHPLTKAGALTLDDISRIHQAGVDVLRQAVEAGGSTIRSYVSPSGKGEFQLQLAVYGQKGEPCSRCGTAIEKIKVGGRGTHFCPTCQQVAL, from the coding sequence GTGCCTGAATTACCTGAAGTCGAGACCGTTCGCCGCAGTTTAGAACGTTCGGTCTCTGGAAAAACAGTCTCTTCCGTCAAAGTCTACCACCCGAAAATGATTCGGGGGATGGAAGTGGCACCATTTGCAGATGCCTTACATCAAGAACGGATCGAACGCGTCGAACGTCGCGGTAAGTTCCTACTCTTTGATTTTGATCGTTTTTATCTCGTCAGCCATTTGCGGATGGAAGGGAAGTACTTCCCGTATCCACAACCGGTCGAGCGGGATAAACATACCCATGTCGTCTTCCGATTCACGGATGGTTCGGAGCTGCATTACAATGATGTCCGGAAGTTCGGAACGATGGAATTGCGTGATAAGGAAACAGCGATGCAGACTGCTCCACTGGCACAGCTGGAGCGTGAACCGTTTGATCCGGAGTTCACAGCAGAAGTGTTAGCAGAGAATTTAATTCGTAAAAAAAGAAGTCCAATCAAAACGGCATTGCTGGATCAGTCCATCTTCCTTGGTCTCGGTAACATCTATGTCGATGAGACCCTTCATGCGGCACGCGTCCATCCATTGACGAAGGCTGGTGCCTTGACGCTTGATGATATCTCACGTATTCATCAAGCCGGTGTCGACGTCTTACGACAAGCGGTAGAAGCAGGGGGAAGTACGATCCGAAGTTATGTCTCACCTTCCGGAAAAGGTGAGTTTCAGCTTCAACTCGCGGTATACGGTCAAAAGGGCGAACCGTGTTCCCGTTGCGGTACTGCCATTGAAAAAATTAAAGTCGGCGGACGAGGAACGCACTTCTGTCCGACATGCCAACAGGTCGCCTTATGA